TTAAAAAATGCTATAGGTAAATATGTTTATTTATTGGATAGTGATGATGATATTGTTGTTAATTGTATAAATGATTTGGTGTATATTGCAGAGTCTGATAATTTATCTTTAGTGTTAGGGGAAAATTATATTGTTTCAAACGGAGAGAAGAAAATTGTAAGGGTGGATGTAGAAAAGGACAGATTGTATGGTAAAGAAATACTGGATACATTTACTCAGCGGAAATGGTATAATCAACCGTGGAATAAATTAGTCCGTAGAGATATAATAGAAAATAATGATTTATATTTTGCAGAAGGACATATTTTAGAGGATGAATTGTGGAGTTTTCAACTTGCTACTCGGATAAATTCAATGGGAATATTAAAAGAACCAACTTATAATTACTATGTACGTCAAGGGTCAACTTTAAATAGTGTGTTAAAAGAGAAAAAAAGATGGGATGAATTCTTATGTATAAATGCCCTCCTTAGAACGTATATTATTGATAATAATTTATCAGAAAATGATGGTGTGAGTAGATATTTCTTAACTAATCTATTGGTGAATATTGATGGATTCCGAATTTGTGGTTCACTGAGTTATAATATTTTTAAAAATATTATAGATGTAAATTATGTTGATGTGTATCAACTTTATGTGCGCGGTTATTTATCAAAAAAAGAATGTTTTGCTTATTTATATTTTAATTTACCCAAAGTGATAGGATATCGTTTTTATTCGTTCTTATGTATTCTTTGGAGACTAAAAAAGAAACGAAAATGAAGAATGGCAATGAAAAAAAAAGTATTTTATTTTTATTGAGCTCAATGAATATTGGTGGGGTGGAAAAAGCTTTATTAGGGTTATTATCCATAATTCCAATTGAAAAATATGAAATACATTTGGCTTTGTTGAAAGAAGATGGTGGCTATTTAAGTTATCTACCGAAAAATATTAATATACATCAGGTGCAATGTTATGATCAAAACAAAGAATTTATAAATGATCCTCCTTTAAAAGTAATCAAAGGATTAATACGTCAAGGAAAGCTATTAGATGCATGTGTGCATTTTCTGTTATATGTTTATTTTAGAGTAACATCTAACAGGTATTGGTTTTATCAGTATATAATGCGAAAGGAACCTATGTTGGATGGTAGATATGATTTAGCAGTTGCTTATGCAGGACCTTCTCAAATGATAGACTGGTATATTAATAAACGGGTAGATGCTTGTGTGAAGTGCGGCTGGATTCATTTTGATATTTCAAAATTTGGAATAGATAAAGGGATGACGAGACTACTATATAAAAATTATCAGAAAATTTTTATTGTATCAAAAACTGCAAAAAAAGTTTTTGACGGAGTCTTTCCCCAATTTAGTAATAAAACCGAGGTGTTTTATAATGTTTTGAATACTAGGCAAATAGGGACAATGGCCAATGAACATGATGGCTTTGAGGATAATTATAAGGGAGTACGTCTGTTAACGGTAGGCCGTTTATCAAAAGAAAAAGGTCAAGATATTGCTATTCATGCTTTGAAAATATTATTAGATAAAGGATATGACGTGAAGTGGTATTTTATAGGAGATGGTGAGTTGAAAGATGAATGTAGAAGCTTAGCTGTTTCGTTAAATATCTCAGACTATATAGTTTTTCTTGGTACTAAGGTAAATCCATATCCATATATGAAAAAATGTGATATTTATGTTCAGCCATCAAGACATGAAGGTTATTGTATAACGTTAGCTGAAGCTAGAGTTTTTACAAACCCTATTGTCGCAACTTGTTTTACTGGAGCAAAAGAACAATTAGATAAAAGAAGTAATAGTTTGATTGTGGAAATGTCGGCAGATGAGCTTGCAGGAGGGATTATAAAAGTACTTATGGGAACTGGAACAAATACTGTACAGGATGCTACTCCGTTTGAGGAAACAGATGTTGATAACTTTTTGAGCCTATTGGTGTGAGATTATGGCACATGTAAAGAAAAAGAGAATAGAATATATTGACTATTTAAGAGGTTTGACAGTCATGTGGGTCGTTTGGTATCATGCAA
The DNA window shown above is from Bacteroides faecium and carries:
- a CDS encoding glycosyltransferase, translated to MKNGNEKKSILFLLSSMNIGGVEKALLGLLSIIPIEKYEIHLALLKEDGGYLSYLPKNINIHQVQCYDQNKEFINDPPLKVIKGLIRQGKLLDACVHFLLYVYFRVTSNRYWFYQYIMRKEPMLDGRYDLAVAYAGPSQMIDWYINKRVDACVKCGWIHFDISKFGIDKGMTRLLYKNYQKIFIVSKTAKKVFDGVFPQFSNKTEVFYNVLNTRQIGTMANEHDGFEDNYKGVRLLTVGRLSKEKGQDIAIHALKILLDKGYDVKWYFIGDGELKDECRSLAVSLNISDYIVFLGTKVNPYPYMKKCDIYVQPSRHEGYCITLAEARVFTNPIVATCFTGAKEQLDKRSNSLIVEMSADELAGGIIKVLMGTGTNTVQDATPFEETDVDNFLSLLV
- a CDS encoding glycosyltransferase family 2 protein — encoded protein: MTPIVSIIIPVYNAAPYLYACLDSVRMQSCKNIEVIVINDCSTDNSRYLIEQYIKEYNDVSIKLLDFPVNQGQSAARNCGLKNAIGKYVYLLDSDDDIVVNCINDLVYIAESDNLSLVLGENYIVSNGEKKIVRVDVEKDRLYGKEILDTFTQRKWYNQPWNKLVRRDIIENNDLYFAEGHILEDELWSFQLATRINSMGILKEPTYNYYVRQGSTLNSVLKEKKRWDEFLCINALLRTYIIDNNLSENDGVSRYFLTNLLVNIDGFRICGSLSYNIFKNIIDVNYVDVYQLYVRGYLSKKECFAYLYFNLPKVIGYRFYSFLCILWRLKKKRK